From one Candidatus Schekmanbacteria bacterium RIFCSPLOWO2_02_FULL_38_14 genomic stretch:
- a CDS encoding sulfate adenylyltransferase — MIKPHGGRLVNRIVEEKEHDILEDKASGMPKIVLNSREISDFEMIATGAMSPLEGFMTKNDYINVLDLKRLGNGLPWTIPVNLSVKNGKGEDYKEGSDIAMYDSDQNLLGILHLEEKYEVDKEHEAEAVLLTNDKAHPGVQYLDSIGTVYLGGMITLLHRPKHTKFLNHRLDPKETRVLFKAKGWERVAAFQTRNPIHRAHEYLQKCALEIVDGLLIHPLVGDTKGDDISADVRMKCYEVLLSNYYPSTRVAISVFPAAMRYAGPREAIFHALVRKNYGCTHFIVGRDHAGVGNYYGTYDAHYIFREFDPAEIDITPMFFDHSFFCKTCNNMASTKTCPHGKESHMILSGTKVREMLAKGEIPPPEFTRPEVAKILIDSMKK, encoded by the coding sequence ATGATTAAACCCCACGGTGGAAGACTGGTAAACAGAATTGTTGAAGAAAAGGAACATGACATACTTGAGGACAAGGCTTCCGGTATGCCAAAAATCGTTTTGAACAGCAGGGAAATAAGCGACTTTGAGATGATTGCAACCGGTGCAATGAGCCCCCTTGAAGGCTTCATGACAAAGAATGATTATATAAACGTACTTGACCTGAAAAGACTTGGCAATGGCCTTCCGTGGACAATTCCAGTAAATCTTTCAGTCAAAAATGGAAAAGGAGAAGATTACAAAGAGGGTTCAGATATAGCAATGTACGATTCTGACCAAAATCTTCTTGGAATTCTTCATCTTGAAGAGAAATATGAAGTTGATAAAGAACATGAAGCTGAAGCGGTGTTGCTGACAAATGACAAGGCACATCCCGGAGTTCAGTATTTAGATTCAATTGGCACTGTTTATCTTGGTGGCATGATAACCCTTCTGCACAGGCCAAAACATACAAAATTTTTAAACCATCGCCTTGACCCTAAGGAAACGAGGGTCCTTTTTAAGGCAAAGGGATGGGAGAGAGTAGCTGCTTTCCAGACAAGAAACCCTATTCACAGGGCACATGAATACCTGCAGAAATGTGCTCTTGAAATAGTTGACGGACTCCTGATTCATCCCCTTGTTGGTGATACAAAGGGAGATGATATTTCTGCTGATGTAAGGATGAAATGCTACGAGGTTCTTCTTTCTAACTATTATCCTTCAACACGGGTTGCTATTTCAGTTTTTCCTGCTGCAATGAGATATGCAGGACCAAGGGAAGCTATTTTCCATGCCCTTGTCAGAAAAAATTACGGATGCACCCATTTCATAGTGGGGAGAGACCATGCAGGCGTTGGCAATTATTACGGGACCTATGATGCGCATTATATATTCAGGGAATTTGATCCTGCTGAAATTGATATAACACCGATGTTTTTCGACCACAGCTTTTTCTGCAAAACCTGCAACAACATGGCATCAACAAAGACCTGTCCGCACGGTAAAGAGTCTCACATGATTTTAAGCGGAACAAAAGTAAGGGAAATGCTTGCTAAAGGAGAGATACCTCCTCCTGAGTTTACAAGACCTGAAGTTGCAAAGATTCTGATTGACAGCATGAAGAAATAA
- a CDS encoding adenylyl-sulfate kinase, which produces MKGFTLWFTGLSGSGKSTLSTRVEEILLERGMRVEILDGDVVRTNLSKGLGFSKEDRDTNIKRIGFVCHLLTRNDVVAISAAISPYRDIRDYNRKLIGRFVEVYCKCPIPVLAERDVKGLYKKALKGELANFTGVSDPYEEPLNPEILIETDKEKEDESVAKILRTLELMNYIPNSGESEYSTDEEEKIKARLKDLGYI; this is translated from the coding sequence ATGAAAGGTTTTACTTTATGGTTCACAGGCTTATCAGGTTCAGGCAAATCAACCCTTTCAACGAGGGTTGAAGAGATTCTTCTTGAAAGAGGTATGAGGGTTGAGATTCTTGACGGTGATGTGGTGAGGACTAACCTTAGCAAGGGATTGGGATTTTCAAAAGAGGACAGGGATACAAACATAAAACGCATAGGCTTTGTCTGCCATCTTCTTACACGCAACGATGTAGTGGCAATATCAGCAGCTATCTCTCCTTACAGAGATATAAGGGATTACAACAGGAAGCTCATAGGGAGGTTTGTTGAGGTTTATTGCAAATGTCCAATACCTGTTCTGGCAGAAAGAGATGTAAAGGGTCTATATAAAAAAGCATTGAAAGGCGAGCTTGCGAATTTTACAGGGGTTTCGGACCCGTACGAAGAGCCGCTTAATCCTGAAATACTTATTGAGACAGATAAGGAAAAAGAAGATGAAAGCGTTGCAAAGATATTAAGAACCCTTGAACTGATGAATTATATTCCAAATTCAGGAGAGAGCGAATATAGCACAGATGAGGAAGAAAAGATAAAGGCAAGGCTGAAAGACCTTGGTTATATATAA
- a CDS encoding CDP-diacylglycerol--glycerol-3-phosphate 3-phosphatidyltransferase, with amino-acid sequence MNLPNKITLSRIFLIPLVVFFLLYSPKLSMHIIAAVIFLLASLTDVIDGYIARNKNQITTLGKLLDPIADKLLTSAALISLVALRRIPVWAAWIVVIIIGRDFCVSGLRAIAATQGFVISASNLAKYKTIIEVVGILILILSGGKKNFFYFRECGLIVISLAMVFAVISGFEYFRCFWEKIDQNIGT; translated from the coding sequence ATGAACTTACCCAATAAAATAACTCTTTCAAGAATCTTCTTGATTCCTCTTGTGGTCTTTTTCCTTCTGTATTCTCCAAAATTATCCATGCATATTATTGCTGCTGTTATTTTTCTTCTTGCATCCCTTACGGATGTAATAGACGGCTATATTGCAAGGAATAAAAATCAGATAACAACTCTTGGAAAGCTTCTGGACCCAATTGCTGATAAGTTATTGACTTCTGCTGCATTAATTTCCCTTGTCGCATTAAGACGTATTCCTGTCTGGGCAGCATGGATAGTGGTTATAATAATCGGAAGGGATTTCTGTGTTTCAGGACTCAGAGCTATTGCAGCAACACAAGGGTTCGTTATCTCTGCAAGTAACCTGGCAAAATATAAGACTATTATAGAAGTCGTAGGCATTCTCATTCTGATTCTTTCCGGAGGGAAAAAGAATTTTTTCTATTTCAGGGAGTGCGGACTGATAGTAATATCCCTCGCTATGGTATTTGCAGTAATATCCGGATTTGAATACTTCAGATGTTTCTGGGAAAAAATTGACCAGAATATTGGGACATGA
- a CDS encoding phosphodiesterase, whose amino-acid sequence MKKLLVIGLDCATPELLFDMWLDSLPNIKKIAESGIYGKLRSTIPPITVPAWTAMMTSYDPGMLGFYGFRNRKSYGYEDLYFANANYVKAKTVWNHLSRNRLKSLIIGVPQTYPPKPLNGAIVGCFLTPNKDVQYTYPDDLKYELDKAADGNYIIDVEDFRTNEKEKLLESIYIMTERRFKAFRHLYKKDSYDFAMVVEMGIDRIHHGFWRFSDKKHRLYQPGNPFENAIFDYYKAIDSEIGRTLELIDKDTSVLIVSDHGAKTMHGAICINEWLIKNGYLALKEEPKKQTSLKMNMIDWSRTKAWGEGGYYSRIFFNVKGREPEGIIPQEDYEKFRNEIKAKLEAMTDEKGNRIDTIAHRPEDIYKECNNVPPDLVVYLGNLDWRSAGSVGMGSIYSYENDTGPDDANHAQEGIIIWNLPKKDFREIKEVYSIYDIAPSILQFFGITVPKEMIGKTMI is encoded by the coding sequence ATGAAAAAACTTTTAGTGATTGGGCTTGATTGCGCCACACCCGAACTTCTTTTTGATATGTGGCTTGATTCTCTGCCAAATATCAAAAAAATTGCTGAATCAGGAATCTATGGAAAGCTCAGGTCTACAATTCCTCCAATTACAGTTCCCGCATGGACAGCAATGATGACTTCTTATGACCCGGGAATGCTCGGGTTTTACGGGTTTAGAAACAGAAAGAGTTATGGATATGAAGATTTATATTTTGCAAATGCCAACTATGTAAAGGCAAAAACTGTCTGGAACCACCTCTCAAGAAACAGGTTAAAATCTTTGATTATTGGGGTCCCGCAGACTTATCCTCCAAAGCCTTTAAACGGCGCCATAGTGGGATGTTTTTTAACACCCAATAAAGATGTGCAGTATACATATCCAGATGATTTGAAATATGAACTGGATAAAGCCGCTGACGGAAATTACATAATTGATGTTGAGGATTTCAGGACCAATGAGAAAGAAAAACTCCTTGAGTCTATATATATTATGACAGAACGCCGCTTCAAGGCATTCAGACATCTCTACAAGAAAGATTCCTATGACTTTGCAATGGTTGTTGAAATGGGAATAGACAGAATTCATCATGGATTTTGGAGATTTTCTGATAAAAAACACAGACTTTATCAACCCGGCAACCCTTTTGAGAATGCAATTTTTGATTATTACAAGGCAATTGACAGTGAAATTGGAAGAACCCTTGAACTTATAGATAAGGATACATCTGTCCTTATTGTTTCAGACCACGGCGCAAAGACAATGCATGGCGCAATCTGTATCAATGAGTGGCTTATAAAAAACGGTTATCTGGCTCTCAAGGAAGAACCAAAAAAACAGACCTCATTAAAAATGAACATGATTGACTGGAGCAGAACAAAAGCGTGGGGAGAAGGCGGTTATTATTCGAGAATATTCTTCAATGTAAAGGGAAGAGAACCTGAAGGAATTATACCTCAGGAGGATTATGAAAAATTCCGCAATGAGATAAAAGCAAAACTTGAAGCGATGACTGATGAGAAGGGAAACCGCATAGATACGATAGCACACAGGCCTGAGGATATATATAAAGAATGCAACAATGTTCCTCCTGACCTCGTAGTATATCTTGGAAATCTGGACTGGCGGTCAGCAGGTTCAGTTGGAATGGGTTCAATCTACAGCTATGAAAATGACACAGGTCCTGATGATGCCAACCATGCCCAGGAAGGAATCATCATTTGGAATCTGCCAAAGAAAGATTTCAGGGAGATAAAGGAGGTTTACTCTATCTATGATATAGCTCCCTCAATACTCCAGTTTTTCGGAATAACAGTTCCCAAAGAAATGATTGGGAAGACAATGATTTAA
- a CDS encoding AbrB family transcriptional regulator — protein sequence MLAKKTSKNQITLPKEIAKTFPDTKYFDVSVKDKKIILIPVKIIPAYMTLEGIREKIEKLGIAEEDVTRAVEWARKKNAKKDSS from the coding sequence ATGCTTGCAAAGAAAACATCAAAAAATCAAATTACACTGCCAAAAGAAATTGCTAAAACATTTCCTGATACTAAATACTTTGATGTATCAGTAAAGGATAAAAAGATAATTCTAATACCAGTCAAAATAATCCCTGCGTATATGACACTTGAAGGCATCAGAGAGAAAATAGAAAAACTTGGTATTGCTGAAGAAGACGTAACCAGGGCAGTGGAATGGGCAAGAAAAAAAAACGCTAAAAAGGATAGTTCTTGA
- a CDS encoding pantoate--beta-alanine ligase: MKVIKSKKQIKKTVDGIKKSHNTIGFVPTMGFLHKGHMSLISEAKKDCDKVVVSIFVNPIQFGRGEDFKAYPRKTDSDLLKCKKAGVDIVFLPEQKEMYSEGFQSYVNVPKLSNHLCGISRPGHFAGVATAVLKLLNIVKPEKAYFGEKDYQQLIIIKRMVSDLDLDVRIVNMPIIREEDGLAMSSRNKYLGNIQRKKANILFRALEKGENMVKKGEKNPEKIISVLKKMILSEKTGKIDYINICNPHTLENLDKISSDVLIALAVKIGKARLIDNRLVKR; this comes from the coding sequence ATGAAAGTAATAAAATCAAAAAAACAGATAAAAAAAACTGTTGACGGGATTAAAAAATCTCATAACACCATCGGCTTTGTTCCCACAATGGGGTTTCTTCACAAAGGGCACATGAGCCTTATCAGCGAGGCAAAAAAGGACTGTGACAAAGTTGTGGTAAGTATCTTTGTTAATCCAATACAGTTCGGGCGGGGAGAAGATTTTAAGGCTTATCCGAGAAAGACAGATTCAGACCTTTTAAAATGCAAAAAAGCAGGAGTTGATATTGTGTTTCTTCCGGAACAGAAAGAGATGTATTCTGAAGGTTTCCAGTCCTACGTAAATGTCCCGAAACTCTCAAACCATCTTTGCGGGATTTCCAGACCCGGCCATTTTGCCGGTGTTGCAACAGCCGTATTAAAACTCCTTAATATAGTAAAACCTGAAAAGGCATATTTTGGAGAAAAAGACTATCAGCAGCTGATAATAATAAAGAGAATGGTCTCTGACCTTGACCTTGACGTCAGGATAGTTAATATGCCAATTATCAGAGAAGAAGACGGGCTGGCAATGAGTTCAAGAAATAAATACCTTGGCAACATTCAGAGAAAAAAAGCAAACATCCTTTTCAGGGCACTTGAAAAAGGAGAAAACATGGTAAAGAAAGGCGAAAAAAATCCTGAGAAAATAATTTCTGTTTTAAAAAAAATGATTCTTTCAGAAAAGACAGGAAAGATTGACTATATTAACATCTGTAATCCCCATACATTGGAAAACCTTGACAAGATAAGCAGTGATGTCCTCATTGCCTTGGCTGTAAAAATTGGCAAGGCAAGGTTAATAGACAACCGCCTTGTAAAAAGATGA